In a single window of the Flavobacterium sp. W4I14 genome:
- a CDS encoding hypothetical protein (product_source=Hypo-rule applied), with the protein MKPVFYSSKDEIRNRILKNAEDFWNIKDSNDFDPLVKLIIEALSNELFNVANDVKNLENRIFDKISRILAPDHLTSSLPAHAIMHARPIEQQDYLSIYSQFAFKKNIPQENDKAKKTDIFFSPLHTVKLNNASIKYIVTGNTLFNVEQLGKQPLHNTLSGTSIEKNTIYIGFNGIKDWMDFNKLNLFFDWKNYSVPENTYDLLSLGKWFYKNNELAAYTERFMDEPLTGKVQAPFQHKQLLNLIKADVLQFYNNRFITLGDLNDFNIDESRELPPEFANLFQPAVLNQIDNSVKWLKVIFPAAINQEMLNELHIYINAFPVVNKRLSQIKHRLKTMNNIIPIKTESLDQMLAVENLKDNKGKSYNEIPYTNENEKGDGSFSIRYGGTERFDTRNAKELVDYLFELLRDEKAAFTAYGPDFLSTILKNLEQNIALIEQKSRSALKDIKELPSYIVLKPIGDADILFLDIWVTQAEEANHINAGSRLVVYDNNKVNAESIFLLSQTKGGRSRLNATNRVQAYKYGLTTADRIITKADVINFCRYELGNKLKGITLAKGLIMDNKPNAGFIKTTDILIEPADQLNLSGQDWEELLSLTLAKLNLRSTMNVHYRMLLKPVLYKVI; encoded by the coding sequence ATGAAACCAGTTTTTTATTCATCAAAAGATGAGATCCGGAACAGAATTTTAAAAAATGCCGAAGATTTCTGGAATATTAAAGACAGCAACGACTTCGATCCGCTTGTTAAACTGATTATTGAGGCGCTAAGCAATGAGCTTTTTAATGTAGCCAATGATGTTAAAAATTTAGAGAACAGGATCTTTGATAAGATCAGCCGTATTTTAGCCCCCGATCATTTAACTTCATCGTTACCAGCCCATGCCATTATGCACGCCAGGCCGATTGAACAACAGGACTACCTTTCTATCTATTCGCAGTTTGCATTTAAAAAGAATATTCCGCAGGAAAATGATAAGGCAAAGAAAACCGATATTTTTTTTAGCCCGTTACATACCGTAAAATTAAATAATGCATCGATAAAATACATCGTTACCGGAAATACGCTTTTTAATGTAGAACAATTGGGCAAACAGCCTTTACACAATACCCTTTCGGGCACTTCTATAGAGAAAAACACCATATACATCGGTTTTAACGGCATTAAAGACTGGATGGATTTTAATAAACTGAATTTATTTTTCGACTGGAAAAATTATTCGGTGCCCGAAAACACTTACGATCTGCTCTCGCTGGGAAAATGGTTCTACAAAAACAACGAACTCGCCGCTTATACAGAACGTTTTATGGATGAGCCTTTAACGGGTAAGGTACAGGCACCGTTTCAGCACAAACAATTGCTTAATCTGATTAAAGCAGATGTTTTACAGTTTTACAACAACAGGTTTATTACCTTGGGCGATCTTAACGATTTTAATATCGACGAAAGCAGGGAACTACCGCCTGAGTTTGCCAACCTATTCCAGCCGGCTGTTTTAAACCAGATCGATAATTCGGTAAAATGGCTTAAAGTAATTTTTCCCGCAGCCATAAACCAGGAAATGCTGAACGAGCTTCATATTTATATCAATGCATTCCCGGTAGTAAATAAACGGCTAAGCCAGATCAAACACCGGCTTAAAACGATGAACAATATTATCCCGATTAAAACGGAATCATTGGATCAGATGCTTGCGGTAGAAAACCTGAAGGATAATAAAGGGAAAAGTTACAACGAGATTCCATACACCAATGAGAATGAAAAAGGAGACGGATCTTTCTCGATCCGGTATGGAGGCACGGAGCGTTTTGACACGAGAAACGCCAAAGAGTTGGTAGATTACCTTTTTGAGCTGTTACGCGATGAGAAAGCAGCTTTTACTGCTTACGGACCTGATTTTTTAAGTACGATCCTTAAAAATCTGGAACAGAATATTGCGCTTATTGAACAAAAAAGCCGCTCGGCGCTTAAAGACATTAAAGAACTACCTAGCTATATCGTATTGAAACCGATTGGCGATGCGGATATTTTATTCCTCGATATCTGGGTTACACAAGCAGAAGAGGCCAACCACATTAATGCCGGAAGCCGTTTAGTGGTATACGATAACAATAAGGTAAATGCAGAGAGCATCTTTTTATTGAGCCAGACAAAAGGCGGCCGATCGAGATTAAATGCAACCAACCGGGTGCAGGCTTATAAATATGGTTTAACCACGGCCGACCGGATTATTACGAAGGCTGATGTGATCAATTTTTGTCGTTACGAACTGGGCAACAAATTAAAGGGCATTACCCTGGCCAAAGGCTTGATAATGGATAATAAACCAAATGCAGGCTTTATTAAAACTACTGATATTTTGATCGAACCTGCAGATCAGCTTAACCTTAGCGGGCAGGATTGGGAAGAGCTGTTAAGTTTAACTTTGGCGAAATTAAATTTAAGAAGTACGATGAATGTGCATTATAGGATGTTGTTAAAGCCAGTGTTGTATAAAGTGATTTAA
- a CDS encoding phage baseplate assembly protein W (product_source=COG3628; cog=COG3628; pfam=PF04965; superfamily=160719): MSENFYNKPFRFRSLFAGDGLQPTDLGKSISNHIELIIFTRFGEHRFHNDFGCEIWDLDFELIVSESIWEEKFRKSLLKSITDYEFRIYNTEVEVRITEVENVYPLRKITEIKKKVDISVRALIKTTGEKYFFSTALFLSPLST; encoded by the coding sequence ATGTCTGAAAATTTTTACAACAAACCCTTCAGATTTAGGTCGCTTTTCGCAGGTGATGGCCTTCAGCCAACTGACCTCGGAAAATCGATTTCGAACCACATAGAACTGATTATTTTTACCCGTTTTGGGGAGCATCGGTTCCACAACGATTTTGGCTGTGAAATATGGGATCTCGACTTTGAGTTAATCGTGAGTGAGAGCATTTGGGAGGAAAAATTCCGCAAATCGTTGCTAAAATCCATCACCGACTATGAATTTAGGATATATAACACGGAGGTAGAAGTACGCATTACTGAGGTAGAAAATGTATACCCACTACGTAAGATAACCGAGATTAAAAAAAAGGTAGATATTAGTGTTAGAGCGCTAATAAAAACCACAGGAGAAAAATATTTTTTCAGTACCGCTTTATTTCTTAGCCCATTATCAACTTAA
- a CDS encoding hypothetical protein (product_source=Hypo-rule applied; cath_funfam=1.10.3610.10; pfam=PF17561; superfamily=47661; transmembrane_helix_parts=Inside_1_15,TMhelix_16_38,Outside_39_173): MKPINAIEIRTAYTRFILNFVFLTLFSILCIYLFFAASDYEYTLLDKKVKETEKLSYLRKDINTNFDLILVRFKELAQYRDYNANEMSKQSILLGDIQSANNRIKDLISKKTQTSPSFDLYTKINNNVGAMADLQDSLIKSRGDIQRYKEQINDCHRANQATATRIRNGRFGR, translated from the coding sequence ATGAAACCCATTAATGCCATCGAAATCAGGACCGCTTACACGAGGTTTATCTTAAACTTTGTATTCCTAACGCTTTTCTCCATTCTCTGTATTTATCTCTTTTTTGCCGCATCCGATTATGAGTATACCCTGCTCGATAAAAAGGTAAAGGAAACCGAAAAACTATCTTATCTAAGAAAAGATATCAATACCAATTTCGATCTTATCCTTGTCCGTTTTAAAGAACTTGCCCAATACCGCGATTACAATGCCAACGAAATGAGCAAACAGAGTATTCTTTTGGGCGATATCCAAAGTGCCAACAATAGGATTAAAGACCTTATTTCCAAAAAAACGCAAACCAGTCCGAGTTTTGATCTCTACACCAAAATAAACAACAATGTTGGTGCAATGGCTGATCTGCAGGATTCGCTTATTAAATCAAGGGGCGATATCCAAAGATACAAGGAACAGATAAACGATTGCCACCGCGCAAACCAGGCTACGGCAACCAGGATCAGAAACGGACGGTTCGGCCGATAA
- a CDS encoding hypothetical protein (product_source=Hypo-rule applied; cath_funfam=2.60.40.10; pfam=PF18911; smart=SM00089; superfamily=49299; transmembrane_helix_parts=Inside_1_12,TMhelix_13_35,Outside_36_325) — protein sequence MSDTNTKQVNSNSQGYVILYILLAVLLLTGLIFLFKSSLFEKRAIDARILKDEIYLNESLVFTDNTPKATKWLWEFGNGEKATTKTGSYHYTKPDTYIVRLTVDGELRQEFPITVRDTVHTAVVDSVLTISGPTAGLVNEEIRLEGDGEGKDFEWSFGETGRVDVKGKTALYTYRAPGKYVVRLRSDKSRKPAFLNILITDPNAEIVEDIVAPGDGERKTIDDIRARLQAIANGADFNSNYYYLVNKYMCGNEKVTVNVEMNGKKKQTDIYSYCMGLTFGGEIAVDEAQLTIKPNSTCASLVNIKQHSGTAQPAATTADAPDKTR from the coding sequence ATGTCTGACACAAACACCAAGCAAGTTAATTCAAATTCGCAGGGCTATGTTATTCTCTACATCCTATTAGCTGTATTGCTCTTAACAGGTCTTATTTTCCTATTTAAAAGTTCATTGTTCGAAAAAAGGGCAATTGATGCGCGGATCTTAAAAGATGAAATTTATTTAAACGAAAGTCTGGTTTTTACCGATAATACCCCAAAAGCCACAAAATGGTTATGGGAATTCGGAAACGGCGAAAAAGCCACCACAAAAACTGGTTCTTACCATTACACAAAGCCCGACACTTACATTGTGCGCTTAACCGTTGATGGCGAACTCCGTCAGGAATTTCCTATTACCGTACGCGATACCGTTCACACTGCAGTTGTAGATAGTGTGCTAACCATCAGCGGCCCAACCGCAGGTTTGGTTAACGAAGAAATTAGGCTCGAAGGAGATGGGGAAGGAAAAGATTTTGAATGGTCATTCGGCGAAACTGGGCGGGTAGATGTTAAAGGAAAAACTGCTTTATACACCTACCGTGCCCCGGGGAAATATGTGGTACGCCTGCGCTCGGATAAAAGCCGTAAACCTGCTTTCCTAAACATTTTGATCACTGATCCAAATGCCGAAATCGTTGAAGATATTGTTGCCCCAGGTGATGGCGAACGTAAAACCATCGATGATATCAGGGCCCGTTTACAGGCCATTGCCAATGGTGCCGATTTTAACTCTAACTATTACTATCTCGTTAACAAATACATGTGCGGTAACGAAAAAGTAACGGTAAATGTAGAAATGAACGGTAAGAAAAAACAGACCGATATTTATTCGTATTGCATGGGACTTACCTTTGGGGGAGAAATAGCCGTTGATGAAGCGCAGCTAACCATCAAGCCAAATTCTACCTGTGCCAGTTTGGTAAACATTAAGCAGCATTCTGGAACGGCCCAGCCTGCTGCAACAACTGCTGACGCACCAGACAAAACAAGATAA
- a CDS encoding hypothetical protein (product_source=Hypo-rule applied; cath_funfam=2.170.260.10; pfam=PF17561; transmembrane_helix_parts=Inside_1_12,TMhelix_13_32,Outside_33_161): MIKLSIKERREQFLFFIALFVFTVGLLSFGIFYSDKSRYEISKEELEVKISENETFESMVKETSPTIDTTYKQITRYNPNVQAVFLKNDIQNSLGSIRAAFDRKASDQRYKIFVQTAQLYDRLFYDRQEQNRNITDIELHKRQLDDCILNRRQLQQTMSAR; the protein is encoded by the coding sequence ATGATAAAATTAAGTATAAAAGAAAGACGCGAACAATTCTTGTTTTTTATAGCGCTGTTTGTTTTTACCGTAGGGCTTTTAAGTTTTGGCATTTTTTATAGCGATAAATCGCGTTACGAAATCTCCAAAGAAGAACTTGAGGTAAAAATCAGCGAGAATGAAACATTCGAAAGCATGGTAAAAGAAACTTCGCCCACCATTGATACCACTTACAAACAGATTACCCGCTACAACCCAAATGTACAGGCGGTTTTCTTGAAAAACGATATACAGAATTCATTAGGCTCTATCAGGGCTGCGTTTGACCGTAAAGCATCAGACCAGCGCTATAAAATATTTGTTCAAACGGCACAGCTGTACGACAGGTTATTTTACGATAGGCAGGAACAGAACAGAAACATTACGGATATCGAATTGCATAAACGACAATTGGACGATTGTATTCTCAACAGGCGACAATTGCAGCAAACCATGTCTGCTAGATAA
- a CDS encoding hypothetical protein (product_source=Hypo-rule applied; cath_funfam=3.40.50.410; cleavage_site_network=SignalP-noTM; pfam=PF17643; superfamily=47473,53300; transmembrane_helix_parts=Inside_1_6,TMhelix_7_26,Outside_27_791), whose product MKKYYALTLLFIGISFAYAQSPASFGKRVKYMPKSYERPSESINVMDNTSSSSLPWIVFSDREDNYTTTAPGGSLIMKKISFMEPFYVSKEENGYLKLIKYKAGMIRGRKINDKKSAISYGWIAKSKLLLWQRAFSNQKTGYAEKAIGIVNGKNALTEPKFYFDTTDSILVYNTPELKDRRTKVRLHEIAYIYKKSEDGKKYLIGADDQLVADTALKSIYGWVSAEAVHSWGDRLYITSVKPGDYDRDDSTSVAIKNGINKGTIFTVDPLLPRENLILRSVPVVSNDEGGNTVGIAADVYNKKDNKILTINGSALSYQDYLNLRKNKTKVNVVFVVDGGSPMTKYFSGMTNTIASFENIMGDFGKGTKVNFGGVVYRGESGCALKGIFVSPIQNDYRQLMTFLSNQAKNTVRCNGEVSEEPVFQAIKTGLGLFKAKKNETNLIILVGSTGNAGGTNNYLINELSEQVAQADARILALQVYSDFNQSFNDFVIQSRKLVSESAIRSAEYRKNTMVKGEGLKSFQPYNTSLQDSISYYLDYPKNSLIQGGVVFPTKGSVNSNQSMTIALRRFVKETNSDIYNQISSLDSAFRLTGISRKNLTADVEGLLPEPVGAEVADRMPHNAFKYYSTANLSADAVKNNPSTLQYAIVLNNMEYKQIVDVFSIMLGQNLQADQSSFRSKLVKNYVKMPKQMLGIKESSGNIKRLTLANYIKLVTGLPLNNKFLEKYTVGDLKNSSKMPLEEFESYIKLLNQSVQRIKRATQIEQQFISNGKTYYYITENNFNPAVLPTTN is encoded by the coding sequence ATGAAAAAATACTATGCCTTAACCCTCCTTTTTATAGGAATATCGTTTGCCTACGCACAATCGCCGGCATCCTTTGGCAAAAGAGTAAAATACATGCCTAAATCTTATGAAAGGCCTTCAGAAAGTATAAACGTGATGGACAATACCAGTAGCAGCAGTTTGCCATGGATTGTTTTTTCAGACCGTGAAGATAATTATACAACTACTGCGCCGGGTGGAAGCCTGATTATGAAAAAAATCAGCTTTATGGAACCTTTCTATGTTTCAAAAGAAGAAAATGGCTACCTGAAACTGATTAAATACAAGGCCGGAATGATCAGGGGCAGAAAAATAAACGATAAAAAAAGTGCTATCAGTTATGGTTGGATCGCAAAATCTAAACTGCTTTTATGGCAACGTGCTTTCTCTAACCAAAAAACAGGTTATGCAGAAAAAGCCATCGGGATCGTTAATGGAAAAAATGCCTTAACCGAACCAAAGTTTTATTTCGATACTACTGATTCTATCCTGGTTTACAATACACCCGAACTTAAAGACAGACGTACAAAAGTAAGGTTGCACGAAATTGCCTATATCTACAAAAAATCAGAAGATGGTAAAAAATACCTGATAGGCGCTGATGACCAGCTGGTTGCAGATACCGCTTTAAAAAGTATTTACGGTTGGGTTTCTGCCGAAGCCGTACATAGTTGGGGCGATCGTTTGTACATTACCTCGGTTAAACCGGGCGATTATGACAGGGATGATTCTACCTCGGTAGCCATCAAAAACGGGATCAATAAAGGAACAATTTTCACGGTTGATCCCTTATTGCCAAGGGAAAACCTGATTCTGCGTAGTGTCCCTGTTGTTTCGAACGATGAAGGAGGTAATACGGTAGGTATCGCTGCAGATGTTTACAATAAAAAAGACAATAAAATATTAACCATTAACGGTTCTGCGCTTTCTTATCAGGACTACCTGAACCTCCGTAAAAATAAAACCAAGGTAAATGTTGTTTTTGTAGTGGATGGTGGTAGCCCAATGACCAAATATTTTTCTGGAATGACCAATACCATCGCTTCTTTCGAAAATATTATGGGCGATTTTGGTAAAGGAACAAAAGTGAACTTTGGTGGTGTAGTATACCGCGGTGAAAGTGGTTGCGCTTTAAAAGGTATTTTTGTAAGCCCGATCCAGAATGATTACCGGCAGTTGATGACTTTCCTTTCAAATCAGGCTAAAAATACCGTTAGGTGTAATGGAGAAGTAAGCGAAGAGCCTGTTTTTCAGGCAATAAAAACCGGATTAGGCTTATTTAAAGCAAAAAAGAACGAAACCAATTTAATTATTTTAGTTGGCAGTACCGGAAATGCCGGGGGAACCAACAATTACCTCATTAACGAATTAAGTGAGCAGGTTGCGCAGGCCGATGCCCGTATTTTAGCCTTACAGGTGTATAGCGATTTCAATCAGTCATTTAACGATTTTGTAATCCAGTCGCGTAAACTCGTTTCCGAATCTGCTATCCGCTCTGCCGAATACAGAAAAAACACCATGGTAAAAGGCGAGGGTTTAAAAAGCTTCCAGCCTTATAATACCAGTTTACAGGATTCTATCTCTTATTATTTAGATTATCCTAAAAACAGTTTAATACAGGGCGGGGTAGTTTTTCCGACAAAAGGGTCGGTAAATTCTAACCAGAGCATGACAATTGCTTTGCGCCGTTTCGTAAAAGAAACCAACTCCGATATCTATAACCAGATCAGTTCGTTGGATAGTGCTTTCCGTTTAACCGGTATATCACGTAAAAACCTCACTGCCGATGTAGAAGGTTTATTGCCGGAACCCGTTGGCGCGGAAGTTGCAGACCGCATGCCGCACAATGCGTTTAAATATTATAGCACTGCAAATCTGTCGGCTGATGCAGTGAAAAACAACCCCTCAACATTACAATATGCCATCGTTTTAAATAACATGGAGTACAAACAGATTGTAGATGTGTTTTCCATTATGTTGGGACAAAATTTGCAAGCTGATCAGTCTTCTTTCAGGAGCAAACTTGTTAAAAATTATGTGAAAATGCCAAAACAGATGCTGGGTATTAAAGAGTCATCGGGCAACATAAAGCGTTTAACCTTGGCCAACTACATTAAATTGGTAACCGGTTTACCTTTAAACAACAAATTTTTAGAGAAATATACCGTTGGCGATTTAAAGAACAGTTCTAAAATGCCGCTCGAAGAGTTCGAAAGCTACATTAAATTATTGAATCAATCGGTTCAGCGGATTAAAAGAGCTACTCAGATTGAGCAGCAGTTCATTTCGAACGGCAAAACATATTACTACATCACCGAAAATAATTTTAACCCGGCAGTATTGCCTACAACCAACTAA